Below is a genomic region from Phycobacter azelaicus.
TGAATGCGCCTGTAATCTTGTTCATGATGTGACTGCCTCTGCTCGAAACTCTGGGCGTTTTTTGTTTAGAATTCGCCCCAGTTGTCAAAATGTCAACGGATTTGGGTCTTGCCGTGAAGATTGCATTCCGGGGCTGGCCGGAATGCAATAGTTGTCTGGCGCCAGGAAGGGCGCGAAGGCTTGGCGGGACCGTCGGGAGCGGATAAGACCAATGGCGAAACAGCCCGCCGCGCGGGCAGCAGCCAGGGAGAGGCTATCGTGCAGCAGTACCATGACGCATTGCGCCACATTCTGGAGAACGGGGTGCGCAGCAGTGACCGCACCGGGACGGGGACGCTGTCCTGTTTCGGCATGCAGGCGCGGTATTCGCTGGCGGATGGATTCCCACTGGTGACCACGAAAAGGCTGCATCTGCGGTCGATCGTGCATGAGCTTTTGTGGTTCCTGTCGGGTGATACCAACATCAAGTATCTCAAGGAAAACGGTGTTTCTATCTGGGACGAATGGGCCGATGAGAATGGCGATCTCGGTCCCGTCTATGGTTATCAGTGGCGCCGCTTTCCAAAGCTTGAGCTCGCGCCGGGCACGACAGGGGATGAGCCGCTGTACCGCGCGGGCAGCGTCGATCAGATTGCAGAGCTTGTCCGTATGATCGAAACCTCACCTGACAGTCGCCGTCTGATCGTGTCTGCCTGGAACCCTGGCGACGTACCAGACATGGCTTTGCCGCCCTGCCACACCCTGTGGCAAGTGCGCATTCTGGGCGGCAAGCTGCATCTGCAGCTCTACCAGCGCTCGGCCGATATGTTCCTTGGCGTGCCATTCAACATCGCTTCATACGCGCTGCTGCAGGCCATGCTGGCCCATGTAACGGGCTACGAGGTCGGAGATTTTGTACACACCATGGGGGATGCCCACATCTATGCGAACCATATGGAGCAGGTGAACGAGCAACTGTCGCGCACGCCCAAGGCCCTGCCAACCTTGCGGATCAAGCGCGATGTCGCTTCGATTTTCGACTTCCGGTACGACGACTTTGAATTCATCGGCTATGACCCCGATCCTGCCATTAAGGCGCCGGTCGCCGTCTGACCGCACAGGAGCAGCGATGATTACTTTGATTGCGGCCCGCGCCCATGGCGGAGCCATCGGCAAGGACAACACGATCCCCTGGCACGCACCGGAGGATCTCAAGTCGTTTCAACGCGAAACGCTCGGCGGCGCCATCATCATGGGCCGCCTGACCTGGGATAGCTTGCCGGTCAAGCCATTGAAAAACAGACTAAACATAGTTGTGTCTTCGAGGCGAGACGTGGCCGATACTGTTTGCGCCTCTGTCGAAGAGGCGGTCAGCCTCGCCTACGCGCAAGGATACAGGCGCGTCTATGGCATTGGGGGCGCAGGGATCTATCAGGCCATGATGGCGCGGGCAGACCGGTTGCTGATCACCGAGGTCGACCTGGAAGTTGCGGGCGCGGACACGTTTTTCCCAGAGTTCAGCGAGCGAGAGTGGAAAAGTCTCGGCCAAACAGCTCTGCGCGCCGCAGAGCCAGCATGCACCCTAATCGAGTATCTGCGCAGATAGCTCAGCAACTGCTGTGACGCAGTGGTGCATTGAGGATGTTCGATCACTCTCAGCCAACCCCATGGGGTTGGAGGTCTCTCAACACGTGAAGAGGCGCAAGTTGCTGTTTGCCGGACCCGACTGTGACGTGCGGATGTGAATGCCGCGCCGTCTGACCGGTGCGAGGTCGCCTGTACCTGTTAGAAAAGCTCTGCAGCGAGTCAGAGCTCCACGAGTTCTCCGGCCATTTCGCGGCCATCGCGGCCTTCGGTGAGCTGATAGCCAACCTTCATGTTGTCGGCGAGGCCCTTCAGGCCAGACCGCTCAACCTGAGAAATATGAACAAAGACGTCTTTGCCGCCGGTGTCGGGTTCGATAAAGCCGTAACCCTTTGTGGTGTTGAACCATTTCACGGTGCCACTTGGCATTTCCCGTGTCTCCTTCTACCTTAAAGTCTCCCCCGAAAATGACGGGGCACTCATCTGCGCCTGACCTACGCATCAATGGCGCGGTGTAAGGCAACACACCACGCATTAACAAAGGTTAAGCAATGTTAACTCTTGCATGAACAGAGTGAAAATCAAGGATCTGATGCGAATTCTACCGTAAATTGCGAGAATCAGCCCGAGAGGAGGGACGCACACTATGCAGCTTTATGGACTGAAGGCCTGTGACACATGCCGTAAGGCCCTAAAACAATTGCCTGAGGCGCAGCTTGTGGATGTACGTGTTGACGGCGTGCCGACAGAGGTTCTAGAGCGTGCGCTCTCTGACTTTGGTGACAAGCTGGTCAATACGCGGTCCACAACCTGGCGTGGACTGAGCGAAGAGGAACGAGCCACACCTGTGCTTGAACTGCTGCACACTCATCCGGTTTTGATGAAGCGTCCTTTGATTGAAAAGGATGGCCAGTTGTTCCTTGGTTGGGACAAAAGCGTTCAGGCTGCGCTTGGAGTTTCCTGAAGAGACTTGGAAAAATAGCCCTCTGGTCTGTGCGCCAGAGGGCCGGTACCGGCAGATGGCTTCAGGCCGGGGCGTGTACGGGCTGCCTGTTGCGCAGCAGGGCATCGACGGACAGGGCACCTGCGCCTTTTGCCACCAGAAGGCTCAAAAGAAAGACCCAGAACAGACGCTGATCAAGGATCACCCCATCGGGAAAGCGGTCAAACCACGCCCCGAGCGTCTTGAGGTCGGTGCCGTTGTGGCCGTAGATATCCGTCAGCGATTGCACCACGACAAAGCCGATCATGCCAAGGGCGGCCAGGCGTGTGAAAAGCCCGATAACCAACAGCAGTGGCAGAATGAACTCTGCCCAGGTGCCCGCGACCACCACCAACCAGTGATAGACGCCGAACTGGGATACGTCATAGCCGACCGCCTCAAGCTGTTTGGGGAAGATCTGCGAGTAGGCCCCGATCGAGGGCGAGAAAAGCCCAAGAAAACCTTCGCCCAGTTTGGTCAGGCCTGAAACCCAGAAGTACATCAGCAGGGTTGCGGCAAAGACAAAGCGCGCGGCTATTGGCAATATCCAGTTCCCCGCGGTCTCAATCGTCTCGAAGACCGCGTTGTGAAGCGAAACAAGGGTACGCATAGGGATTTCCTTTATGTCATGAGGTCGGTCAGACCGCCCTCCTCAATCAGTAGGGCAAGCGGTGCGGATAAGTCGAAATCGGGTGTGACGTTGAGGGCGGCGTCATAGGCGTCGCCGACGCTCTGCCCCTCCATGAGCGCCGAGATCCAGTCAGCAGATCCAGGGGGGAGCACATGTGGAACCGGATCGAATTCAGGGCGCGTCACCAGCACGTCCTGCGCGCTTGATTGGGGTTTGGGTGCGCCCGGCTTGGTGGCATAGCGCCATATGTCAAAAAGTGGCCATTCGGATCGGACCAGTTTAACCGATGGCGCGAGCACAAACCGCGCGGCCATCACGTCGTATGGCGAAAGGTTGGACAGACGTTCTGCGGCAAGGGCAGGGGCGTCCGCTGCATGATAGGATCGTCGCAGAGCCAACTCCAGCCGGGCGACATCTGGTAGATATGCGATGTGCGACAGTTGCTTCATGTCGGCCAGGAACGCGGGAAATTCGGCGCCGAAATGCATCATCAGCGGAGAGGCTGGCGGGTGCTGCCGCAGATAGATGCCTGCCAGCCCATCCATATTCTCCTTGCCAACAAGGCTGGCAACGGCCGGAAACCCCTCGTGCAGGGCTTCGGTCAAAGAGGCAGCAACGTTGTTGCGATAGACCGCGAACCGGCGCCCTG
It encodes:
- a CDS encoding thymidylate synthase, yielding MQQYHDALRHILENGVRSSDRTGTGTLSCFGMQARYSLADGFPLVTTKRLHLRSIVHELLWFLSGDTNIKYLKENGVSIWDEWADENGDLGPVYGYQWRRFPKLELAPGTTGDEPLYRAGSVDQIAELVRMIETSPDSRRLIVSAWNPGDVPDMALPPCHTLWQVRILGGKLHLQLYQRSADMFLGVPFNIASYALLQAMLAHVTGYEVGDFVHTMGDAHIYANHMEQVNEQLSRTPKALPTLRIKRDVASIFDFRYDDFEFIGYDPDPAIKAPVAV
- a CDS encoding dihydrofolate reductase, with product MITLIAARAHGGAIGKDNTIPWHAPEDLKSFQRETLGGAIIMGRLTWDSLPVKPLKNRLNIVVSSRRDVADTVCASVEEAVSLAYAQGYRRVYGIGGAGIYQAMMARADRLLITEVDLEVAGADTFFPEFSEREWKSLGQTALRAAEPACTLIEYLRR
- a CDS encoding cold-shock protein — protein: MPSGTVKWFNTTKGYGFIEPDTGGKDVFVHISQVERSGLKGLADNMKVGYQLTEGRDGREMAGELVEL
- a CDS encoding arsenate reductase family protein, whose translation is MQLYGLKACDTCRKALKQLPEAQLVDVRVDGVPTEVLERALSDFGDKLVNTRSTTWRGLSEEERATPVLELLHTHPVLMKRPLIEKDGQLFLGWDKSVQAALGVS
- a CDS encoding DoxX family protein — protein: MRTLVSLHNAVFETIETAGNWILPIAARFVFAATLLMYFWVSGLTKLGEGFLGLFSPSIGAYSQIFPKQLEAVGYDVSQFGVYHWLVVVAGTWAEFILPLLLVIGLFTRLAALGMIGFVVVQSLTDIYGHNGTDLKTLGAWFDRFPDGVILDQRLFWVFLLSLLVAKGAGALSVDALLRNRQPVHAPA
- a CDS encoding HvfC/BufC N-terminal domain-containing protein — its product is MSLTQADFTRALLAPEARIPEGLQDAAGRPAGRRFAVYRNNVAASLTEALHEGFPAVASLVGKENMDGLAGIYLRQHPPASPLMMHFGAEFPAFLADMKQLSHIAYLPDVARLELALRRSYHAADAPALAAERLSNLSPYDVMAARFVLAPSVKLVRSEWPLFDIWRYATKPGAPKPQSSAQDVLVTRPEFDPVPHVLPPGSADWISALMEGQSVGDAYDAALNVTPDFDLSAPLALLIEEGGLTDLMT